The region GGGCTTCGGTACACACCCGCACGACAACATGGAGATCATCTCGATTCCGCTGAAGGGCTCCTTGGCGCACCGCGATAGCACCGGCACGCAGGAGGTGATCCAAACAAACGAGGTGCAGATCATGTCGGCGGGCAGCGGACTGACACACTCGGAGTTCAACGGATCAAAAACAGAGCCTGTGAACTTTTTGCAGATCTGGGTGTTTCCTAAAGAGCGGGACATACAGCCACGCTACGGTCAGAAAAGCTTTAAGCCGGAAGACCGGGTGAACAGGCTGCAGACCGTGGTTTCTCCTGAGAAGGATGGCGAAGCCCTTTGGATAAACCAGGATGCCTGGTTTACGCTGGGCACGCTCAGAAACGGTTTCTCGGAGCAGTACGCGCTGCACAAGCCTGGCAATGGCCTTTACGCGTTCGTGATAGACGGAGAGGTGGAGATTGACGGCGAAAAACTGGGCAGGCGCGACGGCATGGGCATTAGCGGGGCGGACAAGGTGCAGATCAACTCCTCCGGCGATGCAGAGCTGTTACTGATGGAGATTCCCATGAAATAAGTATATAGTGTTTAGTGATTTAAGTAGGAGCCCTGGCAGATGCC is a window of Pontibacter kalidii DNA encoding:
- a CDS encoding pirin family protein, translated to MSRKTIHRAKTRGHANHGWLDSHHTFSFASYYDPERMGFGLLRVLNDDVVAPGMGFGTHPHDNMEIISIPLKGSLAHRDSTGTQEVIQTNEVQIMSAGSGLTHSEFNGSKTEPVNFLQIWVFPKERDIQPRYGQKSFKPEDRVNRLQTVVSPEKDGEALWINQDAWFTLGTLRNGFSEQYALHKPGNGLYAFVIDGEVEIDGEKLGRRDGMGISGADKVQINSSGDAELLLMEIPMK